Sequence from the Toxoplasma gondii ME49 chromosome Ib, whole genome shotgun sequence genome:
ctctgtttcttccttgcGGTCCACAAACGACGGCATCTTGCTCGATGGCACAACCTTGAAGCGGGCGTTTCctggaagacagaaaacaaccCAGCAGTGTCTATAGGGCGGACTCTCACTCACACGAGAAATTGGACCGAGATATGCATGTATCCGCTAGCCAGCTTCACACCGTGGCACAGATTCGACActtcctttctgcgtctcaataTGCACAACTCAACCTGTGTTTGCTGGACCTCGTTGTCACTACTGATTTTAGTCTCCGTGTATCTCAACGTCTGCCTCACGCCCCATCAGTCATGAGCTTCCACCTCATTCGCGCGAAAAAGCCGAGTCAAAAAGCATCTCTGAGAAGCTCACCAGAAGAGATTTTGTCCAGGAGGCTCGCGATGCTTTCCTTGGAGAGATGCTGGAGAAAACACGACAAATGGGGAAAGAACGGGAAGATGCGTGTGTATCCGAACGAATGCCTTGCCTCTCCACAAGCCACGACTCTCTGCATTCTCGCGGACTCGCGTTCGAGGCTTCTTCCTTTTGCTCCCAATTTCCCCTGACTTTTCGCAACAAGGACCGCACTGCGCAACCATCGACTTTTCCTCGCGGGTTCACCAACAACATGCACAAACtggacatgcatgcaaatgcctATCTACGGGTGCTCAACGCCTCTGACGGCGACACGACCCTCTCGGCTActtacacacacatacgcgAGTAAACCCCGCGAATGCACACATGCACTTTTTCGCCAGGCCCCCCACCGCAAAAGATACACCGGTCTGGAAATCTACGTCTCCATtcaagagggaagaaagacagcgTCATACAATTTCACGATTGCCTCCAAAAAGCACATTCTTATACCCGGACATATAAAAACAGAGAtaaatttatatatgtatatatatatatggaaaGGTTATCTATACACGATCTTGTACATCTCgatacacacaaacacataGACACGTGTCTATACACAGATTTATCTCTGCAGATCTGTGGAGCGCAGAAGGCACACTGCAGTTTAcctcgtctgcgtcgagTTTGGTGAAGCGCGTTTTGAGGTGGGGGttgaagacgacgacggagGGGTAGGACTCCATGGCGAACAAGTCACGGAAGCCAGTTTCGGTGTCGACGTCCATGAACATGAATCGGAAGTCAGGCCCTTTGCCGCTGTCATATTGGTACTTGAGCGCCTCGAGCATGTCCGTTTCCTCGGCCGTCAACTCGCGGCCTTGCTTCAAGTAAATCACACAGAGCGCCTTGAGACTCTTCTTGAAGCACAGATCGACGTTCGACCTCTTCGTCAACTCTGGAATAACTTGGAATTTCCTGAACACAAACCCCAGCACACATCGGGAACCATGAAAGATCTGCCTACCACAATAGTCGCAGGTGAAGCACCGgacttcttcgcgttttttttcctctcgcgcccACGACGTCCGCCTCCACTTCCCTCCCCCTCGCGGTATCTATTTCGTCTCCTCAGCGCTCTGTCTTGTTCGCTCGcctcctgttctcctcgctccGGTCTTCGTCTTGTCACGACTTTTGCGTTTACCACGGCTGCGTTTCCGGAGAGGGCTCTGCCTTCGGCGTGTGGTCCGAGAAGCCGCCCCCGAGGACGAAGGTCTCCGAGAAAACGTTAAGCCAGTCGAAGAGCACCTGGAAGTTGAACTCGCCTTTGTAGGCTTCGtccttcttgtccttccGGGTCACGACGATGTGCGGGAACTTGGTGACGCGGTACTTCTTCACGACTTCGGGGAGCTTCTCGGCATTGATCATAACCAAGTGCAGCTTGTCCTGCAGAGATACAAGGAAGAGtcaaatgcatgcaccatgcgaaaccgagaaggaggagacatACGAGGAGACCGGCCtcagcgaaagagacaggtTCGACGACTGCGGGAAAGCTGACACAGCAGACACATGAGAGGAGAGTGGATAAACGGGACACAGGGGAGACAACATGCAGACGAAAGCGTGTAGAAACTTAGAGAGGGAAACGCTGCTTCTTGTGCCCGGTCTTTACTGCACTTTCTCTTGTGCTGTGATTCTCTTTTTTGCTTGAAACATGTCATCTTCGCGTGTTTGTATGCTGtcctcgttcttttcttcttttcgccgCTCTTCCCGTATCCCGTCGTTTtcgagtgtacagacaccccggCACTCCTTTCTGAAACCCCGGCtgttttccgttttcctccaCAGCCCTCTCCACCGACCTTGAAGGCAGTGCTGAGAGCCTTGAGAAGAACCGATGCTTTCGGCTTAtcggagaaaacgagcacTTTCGGGACCTGGACGTGAGTGGCCATCGCCTTCTCAAAATCCTTCATGTCCGTCGGGATAATGACGCTGGAGGGAATAAGAGGGCCCACTGCCTTCGACAAAGACGCGTAGTTAGGTGTTCCCTGAAAAAAATCGCAACATCTCGCTTCGGTCATCTGATCGGTGTAAACATCTGGGGGACGCAGATCCTCATAGAGCCCTCTGGAGGGAGGCGCAGGCAACGCAGCACACACCAGGAAGCGCCATTCAGGTGTAAGGACACAGCTGTTCTGCGTTGACGGTATCTCAGAGGATCGGCTGAAAACGCGGCGCTCGCGCAGACTGCACACTGTTCTTTCCACTGTTACATGGCTGACGACTTTTGATTCTTATCGTTTGCACAACACTCCCCCGTCGCTACGGCTTGTTTCGTGCTTCCCCTCTCAGAAAAGGCATCGCGAGGGCCTTCGCGGGAGTTTCAGACGCTTTTTGACACGATGCTTCCTCTGAAAAGCTTCCCCGCGACAGGGTGGTACGCATATACATAACCCTGACATCTGGTAGGTCGATTTTCTTTGCCATCAACACGAGGCACAACAGGAAACCGTCAatgacgcgtttctcttgcgAAGCCATGTAACGAAGCGTCCCCCGCCCCCACTCCCCTCCACACATACAGGCTGGCCAGATCACAGAAAGCCACGATTGTCGAAGTAGACATCCGGTTTTCGTGAGTCCTCTCCTCTCAGGTCCTTGGAGGCCCCACTGCCGGCGAGAAGACAGGCAGTTTCGGAGAAAGACGTCTCGTCGGGAAGCTCGATGGGCTCCGCGTCTGTACCCCGATGCGTCCTTGTCTGAAAGTGAAGGAAACGTGCCAAATGCGCGGCCAAGCGCGGTCCAACCACCGCGGAAGACGTGAAGACTTGCGTGTTGAGATCGACTCGGGGGCACAGGCCTCGCGAAGATCGACATTTCGCAGAAGgtcgtttcttcgcgtttcttctcaccTCGAATTTGTACGGCGGCAACGGGAGAGGCGGGAAAATGAGAATGGTTGGGTACGAGGAGACATTCTGGTCTGTGCACAGCTTCGCGCTCTCGCCGCAGTCGACCGCGAGGACGCCCACCATccccttcatcttcttcgcgaGCGTGTTGAATTCTCCGTCGAGAAGAGATTGACACTCTGAGCAGCCGTCCTTGTAAAACAGAACGGCGAAGACCTGATGAGCTCGGAACTTCTGGACCTTCCCGTCCCAGTTCTGCTGAGTGACCAGCGCAACGTCGTGGGTCATCGGGTCGATGCGGATCTTCGCTCCCGCcgccagagacagaaaagcgaaacagacgagaggCAAGAACGCGCACACACGCAGAGGCGCCATCTTGCTCGTTCTttggagacaagaaaaacgagagggtGTGGCGGTGGGGGTCGCTGGGGGGGCGGGGGAGGAGGGGCAGTGGGGAGGAGGAGGGGACAGTCCAGAGACAGCCGGGAGACCCACGTAGAAGAAAAAGCGCGAGGAGACCAGCCAGAGAAACCTGTTCAgaccacagagacagaggggggAGGCATACAAACAAATAAAGGGatgacagagagacaaaaagaatGGAATCAAGGGAGggggagacgggagagaaacactTCACTTTGAGATTCGCGTGGACACTGGGGAAGTGGAAAAAGGTGAGAAATGCTCGCGAGTGAGGCCGAAGAATCTTTGCATCTACGGTGTTGACAACCTTTGAAAACTCGGGAACGCACCACCCCACGAGGAACTCGACACAAAAACATAAAAAAATCCGTCACATGCACTCAGTCAGCGACAGGCACATGCGTAGACCAAACGCAAGCTTCCAGTGGAAACGCACTATCCAATGTTCATTTCCATTTCCGGGCTCTTGCTccggagaagtcgaggaacaCTCGAAATGTGACGACCGTAAACAGACACCGTGGATAATCTGCGCAGTGCTATCATCTATCATTACATATGGCTAGATGTCTGCCGTAAGTTCGCCTCTgattttttcgtttcttctctctttatGTCtagagacaagaagagacgaggcgtGAATGAAGGCTTCTGAACACCGTTGCCCCGTTCTTTCTGGCGGCTTGAACAAAGACCTCTGAACATGCACCACTTGCCATCCTTGAGACGAGGCATGAGAGAGGTTCACTACCAGAAATTCGAAAGAGACGAGGGGCTGTCGGACGAAAAAAAATCtctggggagaaagagggcgAACGGTTCTTTTATTTTTGGAAAGGACGAACAAAGCCGCAATGTTCGTGTCGCGGAGGTTTCTCCACGCTTTCAACCCCCCGACGCGACAGacccctcttctcttctccccctttgTACCGAACATTTGGGATTGTTCTCTCGCATTTCAAAGATGCATTTCCGCGGAAGCAAGAGCACCAAGAAGACACACGTCTTGCGCGCGCAGATCTCCCGCGCAGAGAACTCGCTTTccccgcctttctctgcctctgccaGGACCCCGTCGAGCTCAACGACTTACCGCacggagaggcgcgagaaaaaagcagtggaaagaggtagagagacaccgaaacGCGGAAGCGAAAGCAAAGGAAAGGGACGCTCGCTCGCACTCGGGATACTCAGACACGCGCCGCGAAACAGAACACGAGCAAAAGGAGGGAGGGACGGGCTGGAGCTGCAGTACCCAGCGGTggtggaagaaaacgcgagcaCCCGATCGACAGtcacgcagaagaaaaacagaaacactgGGCCACAGAAAGCAGGCAGGTACGGAAAAGAAGCTGAGAGACAGAGTGGCCAGAcccggaaaagaaaagagagtgcggccgcgagagaggacagaaagtTGCACACGCgctatatgtgtatatatacaggTGCGGGCGGGTGGAGACTGCGCTGCTGTTCCCCTGCTCGTCCAGCCACGAGACTTTCACGTTTCTGCTGCGAAAGGGACCGGGGAAACGGGAAACATGGACAAAACCGCGTCGAGGAGTGCAAGGGGctgtcgagagaggaaaaaaacaacCGAAAAGGgccaagaaaagagaaaacggtcGGGATTCCGCCGTGTGGAAACAGTTCAGATCCACGCACGCAGGAAGCCCAGAACTAGCGGGTGTTCTGCTCAAGTGTAGGTACACCTCAAAGCAAAGTAACAGTGTCAAAAATCGAAAAATGCCACCTCCATTTCGGATTTGGTTTCTCTCTTAGGCGTGCACAAAGAACAAAGTCTTTCTCACCTATTTCTTATCCTCACCGAGACACAAGGCGTATGCACTGAAAACGCGCCTGCCGCTACGAaagatacatacatgtaaCTGTATGTATGTCCATGTGCGTTTTTTATGGATGCAGATATGTCTATATGAGCACATTCCTTTTCATGCATGTACCTGCAAATATAGAGGACCACGAGGATGTAGAGAGGAGGACTTTTGTGAGGGAAAGAGGCCTCAGGAAGCACACCCAGAAATAGGGGTTACGTCAGTTGCGCCTGGACTTTCGTTCCCTGCGTGTTTCTGTATCTCTGTTGTGAATCCAAAGTTTCACGAAGACGCATCACGAAAAATTCCTAGCAAAAACAGCTCTTCTCTGAAGAGACAAATGCCCCGGCGTAAGTGCCTTTGCTCCTTCAGTGCCGGACGAGCTCTCAGCCGAGGCTCTTTCGTGTGCAAGATGGTATGTCATTTAAAGACAGGGCGCAGAGAAAGCCGGACTTCTGCTTTCCATCTTGCGTGGGTCTTTGTTCGTCGGATCCcagttctctcttgctttcaTGGCCATGTTAAGCGCAGCGAGAACTACCGTGGCGCATTGACCATGAATTCGTCATAGCTCTTTGAGAAAGTGACCCCTGCAACACGTACATACAAAGAGACATGCGGCACCACTAACACATGCCCATTCGTGATATAaaaatatatttatatatattgagACCTGCACATGCACCTGGTCggctgcatgtgtgtatgttgCGGGTATGTTTGTACTTTGACGTGCACATGATTTCGACGCTTTCAAACGTTTTTTCACGTCCAGAAAAGATGTGCAGGactgctttcttctgttccatAAAGGTGGCTAGTTTTTCGACGCCAAAAAAGAACGCGCTTGCTTGTTTCATGTCACCTTCAATGAAATATTGAtttccctctgttctgttTGTGCCTTCCGCGGCGAGTGGCTTTGTCACACAGGCACCGTTAgccttcgctttttcgtGTCTTTCCCTGATTTCAAGACGGCGAACAGTTTAAAGCGGTGAGGACCTCTGCGCGTGGTTCTGTTTCTCAACCGACATCGGACCAGCAGTCTCGGATGTATCAACTTGGACTCGCGAATTCTACACACTTGAGGAGGGAACACAGGTGCCGACAGATCGATACATACTTCCACACTCTAGACCAGTCTTCCGTCCACAGAAAACTCCCCCGCCGCGCTCAGCCGCGTCTCGCGGAACAGACACCACCTTAGGATTCGCCAAAGTGCGCAACGCACCAGTTGAttctgcgttcttctgcgGAAACAGCGACAGAACCTGCGACTGGAAGGACACAGCCACGCGACCCGACACCTTCGCAGCACTGAACCGACGGTTCTCGTGTACACGATTCCCTCTCCCGGGAAACGGTACACTTCTTGCTGTGTGTGAGTGCGTGTGGGTGTGAGTCAGTGTAGATCGCTGTTGAACTCCAGTTGAGAGATGCGGACAACGAAGTTCTCCACAGTTGCTGggcaccaccaccccactaCTGTACTgaaaagacagcgaaaagTCTGAATTTCAACGTGCAACCACGTCCAGGTTTCCCCAAATTGTCTCCATGTTCTAGGCATGGAGGGGATCTCGTCTGAAGCACGCGATCCTCGTCTTTTTGCCTGCCAGTCTCGTGTAAGAGGcgttcgctgtttctctcgacatTTTAACAAGCACATGTGGGGCGCGGAAAGGGAGTTTGCGTGTAGATGCGCTCCACAGAAAGTGTCTGCGGCTTCGGGTCTGACTTGCATGTTCGGATAAGAGGTTGGGCGGCCCCTGCACGTCGTCCCGGGGGTGCTAACGGGTacctcgcctgtctccttttttgcgGTTTCTTTTCGAGGGTGAGAAGCAGCAGGGGCGCAAGTGAGTGGAACGCCGCGAGTCAAAGGCAGCGCGCCCTTTGCAGAGCAAAACGGTAGGTTGGAGGAGAACCGGCGCGAGACAGAATGGAGAAAGTCGGGCTGCGGTTTTTGACCTCTACCAGGCAGAGCGACGCACAACAGCTACATCTGGAAATAGATGTGCGCGTACCGAAGACGCGGGAGCACACAGTCAGGCGCAAGGCTGAAAAGGAGGTGGTGGCTTTTTCCGTCAAAAGAGACTGCAGAAAAAGCACGTTTTTGTACAGATCCCGGGGGAAGTATCGCCGCCAAGCGTTCTCATCGTTGGGCTGCTTCCGCGCGatctcggtttctctgctACCAGCATCCAAGCTCGCGTAGCCCGAGCCTGCGTTTTCTGGCAAAAAACTCCTGACCTTTGCGCCTGCTTTTTCGGGAGTATCTGGCGACTCGCCGGTTGCTGAGCACGTTGTCTGCGTTCACGTCTTTCATCTGCGACTCCTTTTGCCCACTTTCTGTGAGtgacttctttctccgcctgTGTGCTGCGCTGACATCTGCCGCTGTCCCGTCTCGCGTtgaagaaacgcgcgcgCTCAACCTGCAGAACTCGCCTCGAGCGTACCCATTTTCGCCTGCAAGAAACGCTGAAAGCAAGACCCGTCCGtcttcgacagagagagaaggacaccGCCGACGGCGGTCCCGAGTTTCAGCTCTCCGGCTGAACAAATACCGGCGATTCTCCGCGGCCACACACCTTTGCAAAGCGCAACTCGGTCTCCGGAAACTCGGCGTGAACCTGAGATGTACACACACCTGACTTCGTGGCGGCCAGAATGGACTGCCCGGGATTTTCGAAGTCGCACTGATTCCCGAATTTTTCCACACTTTCGAGGCCGCATTTTttccttgtcctctctccgaccgcctctgtgtctgccaAGACATccgggagaaacgcgacgttttccCGGTCCACCCGCCTTACGTCTCGTCTCCCCGGCAACCCAGGCTCCTTTTCACTGACTCCCCttgagaagcagcaggagaaCGTTGAAGCGCGTTTTGTGCGCCTGGAGCTTCTGCTGTCGCCTCAGACACGAAAGGCACCTCGAGGGccaaagcgaagaaggattGCAGCCATCACGCGTGATCGCGAGCTGATATAGAGACTTCGCTTTCGACGTCCCTCTTCTGTTCGGATTCTCgagctgcttcctcctctgcatgAGGGAGACCCTTCCCACTGTTTGACGACGACGCGGCTGCTCCGCCCGTTTCTCGGTtccttcgttctttttctttgctttgTACCCCGCGCTTTTCTCCCGCGAGAAGCGTGAAACCGGACACAAAGACACTTGTGCAggtccgttttctcctcgcaTCCGTCTGCGGACTCCTTCCTTCACAGGCTGTgccggtctctctctgtctccgggtctcgtttttcgtgtctctctctttgctggTCGCCTACCACTCTGGCGAGACTCCCCATGGCTCTTCCGACTTCGGAGCTGTCTCCCCCTGGCGGGGTGGCTGAGAGCTCGCACTTGAACGGAGATCCTTTCCAAGAAAGACAGCAGTACATCACCAAATGCCCGAGctgctcctttcttcgcttctcgcctccggACTGCAGCTCAGTGGAAACGGCCTACGCGACAGACGTGACTGTCTTCGAGGTAAACGCACCCTGCGAAGCTGCAGAGCGAGTGAAGCCTTTCGCGTCCCACAGTGTCGGAGGTCGATTCGAAATGCACACCAGCGGGGTGTCTccaggcgtctcctctcgctgtcgactgccgccttctcctggTGGCtctccaggtgtctccgcgggTATAGGCTATCCCTGCGAGTCCCGTTTTCGTTCCGATAGAATGCATCGCCGAGATCTGTTCATCTGTCGAGAAGGCCTCGCCAGAGATGCACAGATCCTGCAATTCCAGATGTCTAAATACGCACTTTTGTCCGCAGATCCGtggtctccgtttctctgcggATCTGTTTCGTCTATGGATCTGGACGTTTTTACGAATAAACATGTGCCCACACATCCACATGAATTCCCAGCAGAAAAGGAcgcaggtgtacatacaggaaattcttttctccaggaCAAAACTCGCTTTTAAGCCGACCCTGTTTGTCTTTGTCCCGAACCCCACCACTGAACGACACGTTAGGGAGCTCCACAGAACTTGATGTTCTGTTTTAACTCCCCGTGGTAAAACGATGTAGAATGGCGGAAGAAAGTTGAAGAGTGAAGCAGTGGGTGGGCGTTAGGCACCGAGCAGCCAGTATCCTTTCTTCTAGAAAGAACTTTACGAGCACTTTGTTTGAAGCAAAGAAATGGATGAGAGGGCCTGCTTCTCTGGCTGAACCGTCTGAGATGTAGCGGGTCCGCAGACGCAGTTTCTTTTCGGCTTAACCTTTCTGTTCACTTCTTGCTGTTGGCTTTCGTTGTGAATGCCACCACCTTTATTTCACTGGTGTCTGTTTCCAGAGAGACCAAGGCATCCTCGTGGAGAGTTTCCTGGAGTTCACGCGCGCCGTCAGAGGAACGCAGTTGCAGCTGCTTCGGGAGGAGTCGCCTTTGAGTTCCGCTTCCGAGCATCGCCTCTCGGTGCCTTCTTTGTCAACGTCTCTGACGCCAGGctccgagaaagaagcgactcGCTGCCTGTATCGCATTGTGGAGGGCGGTTTCCGAGAAACGTTTCCTCCCATCCCTCACAGCCTTCACTATCCAGACAgcgtttcgctgtcttctcccaAGAGCGGCAAGAGCCGCAGCGAGGCTGTCGAGGTGACGGTGTCCACGGCAGTCTCGCCCTcgactctctcgctgcctctcggCGAAAGTTACAGCGAGAACTTTTCTCCCCACTCTGCTCTGTCGCACGCAGAAGCCGCCGCTGCGGTCGCGGCCCGCGTCGACGCCGCGAGAAGCTccgccgccgtcgctctGCCCGGCCAGCTCAACGCCCTCGCTTCCCACCTCGAGCACCGGCTGTACAGACATCGGACGGCTGCGCGCCAGACCGACGGGTCCCCGGCTCCGGGGACCTCTCGCTCGGAGGAGCGGAAGACTGCGCCGCGTCCGTCGGTCTCgcaggaggacgaagaagactttttcgcgggagaagaagcgaagagagacggcagCGACAACCTAGACGACCGCGTGCGAAAGTTCCGCGTGCTCGTCGCTGGCGCCCTCCTGCCGGGCGTCCTCGACGGCactgcggtgtacgtacaggaGGCGAGGATCCGCGAAGCCGAGGGAACGCAGGGAGAGCTGAACTtcgcgggaggagagaagagacagacggaggaggaagagaaggaagacgaggcgagCGTCGCTTTGGACAACGCAGACTTTTGCACGAAGCAGGGCCGCAAAAAGACGCAAAATTCGGGAATCACCGCTGAAGCGCTGCTGCAGGATCTTCTCCACGACTTCGCCTACGGAGGCCTCTTCAGCTGTGTTGGAGGCAGACCAGAGGAGGTACGAGCGGCGACCCGGGAGAGGACTTGAGAGTTGATTTGTAAAAGATTCCCTCTCGGAGGGAGGTGGTGAAAGCCTCGCAAGCATCAACTTCTTCCCGTTCAGCTTCACCACCCGCGCTTTGCTTTCGCTCGAACACTGTGGACGCCTAGAAGCCTTGAcagacagctgtctccttcctggtTCGCTAGTCTCAGGGTCGCAGGACCTTTCTGTTTATATTTGGGACGTCGCCGAGCGAGCTCTCAGAGCGAAAACAACGCATGGATGAGTCTTTTGCGGGTCGGGACTTTTAAATCTGTTCAAGGAGAAGTGCAGTTGCGTGCAGGACTGTTTCTACATTTCAGTGGAATTCGTTGGAGACaaaaaagaaggaggaactCTGGCAAAGACCGTGTTCATCCCGCGTTTGTTGTGcttgcagagagacgagactcAGGCAGAGACGTCtgggacagagagaacccAGAAGACGGTGGAGGCGAGTGTCGTTGCACTGCTGGAAGCTCCGAAAGAGAAGGACCTGGGTGGACAGTCATCCGAGGGCGAGTCACGCGAAACAACGCCCAAGTTGTTTCTCTACTTCCACTTCAAAACGTAGGACAAACAGATCGACTCCGTCTCTTTGGCACGactctttgcttctttctttttttgccTGTTAGCTCCGACGAGatggtgcatgcagtggccAATCCCGACCAATGGCAACCTTCCAGGAGGCGCTGGGtgccttctgtctttttcggTGCCTCTGTCTAGTGTCCTTTCcacttcctctttcttccccctcttcgtctcccgtgTTCACCTGTCCACTTCTGTACgctccttttctgtgtcgtttttttcagctcCGACGAGATGAAGCATGCGCTCGAGAGCTCCGAGTGGGCGGGGTTCCAGGCAGCGTTGCAGagcctctgtgtctccggcTCTCTGACGTCGAGGCTTTTCCACGGCGTCGCTCATTCGCGCCGTGAGATCACAGGCGCCTGCGCTCCTGCGGTCCTCGACGTTTCTCCTCACTCACAGGAGGTGTGTCTAATCATCCGCACATACACggacatgtatatacatatatacatacatatatatacatatatatatatatatatatatgtaaatgcacatatgtgtctgtgcatgtgtaATTCTTTCTATGTGTACCACGTCTCTGTGTATACACACGCACGAATggatgtatacatatattcataaatatatatgtatgtataccGTTGTATATTTTTGTTTGCAAGTCCCTTTTGCGTTTTGCGCTTCAGCCGACGCCGTTTGTGCCTCCTCAGGAGCAGGCCGCGGGTCCCCGGCGTGACACGTTCGACTGGTCGACGCAGTTGGACGGGAGCGCCGTCGTTCAGGAGGATCCGCGGCTGCGGGATGTGGTGGACCAGCTGCAGCATCGCTTCGGCCATCTCCGTCGCGTGATTGAAAGCATTACAAGGAAGTTTGGAAGCCTCGAGACCTTTGCGAGCGGCCACAAGGTCTTTGGATTCCAGAGAGtcgaagcagacagagggtACGCGCGGAGGCCCCGTTGGCCACAGTTATTTacctctccgtttttcttcgagcgaggaaggccgaGGACTCTGTCCGTTTCGGGGAGGGAGGGGGGCGGGGTCTACGGAAACGACTTGGTTGTTTCTATAGAGACGTTTGCATGAAAAAAGTGCTCTGGTGGCGGACACCGCcgcgaaggcagaggaaggaagagtcGCCAGTGTCGCAATCTCCACAGGGCACTCACTGTCCGTGCGTCAACCTTTTCACAGACATACACGCTTGTCCTCACAGGGTCCATGGGGAGGTCCGCGACCCTTCTGTCGACTTAGATCTGTCGTCTGTctgtacacatatacatcTGAATAACGCTtgtatctatctacctatctGATCCTGTa
This genomic interval carries:
- a CDS encoding thioredoxin, putative (encoded by transcript TGME49_209950~Signal peptide predicted by SignalP 2.0 HMM (probability 0.999) with cleavage site probability 0.839 at residue 23), whose translation is MAPLRVCAFLPLVCFAFLSLAAGAKIRIDPMTHDVALVTQQNWDGKVQKFRAHQVFAVLFYKDGCSECQSLLDGEFNTLAKKMKGMVGVLAVDCGESAKLCTDQNVSSYPTILIFPPLPLPPYKFEGTPNYASLSKAVGPLIPSSVIIPTDMKDFEKAMATHVQVPKVLVFSDKPKASVLLKALSTAFKDKLHLVMINAEKLPEVVKKYRVTKFPHIVVTRKDKKDEAYKGEFNFQVLFDWLNVFSETFVLGGGFSDHTPKAEPSPETQPWKFQVIPELTKRSNVDLCFKKSLKALCVIYLKQGRELTAEETDMLEALKYQYDSGKGPDFRFMFMDVDTETGFRDLFAMESYPSVVVFNPHLKTRFTKLDADEHLSKESIASLLDKISSGNARFKVVPSSKMPSFVDRKEETEKKEKADKKDEL